One segment of Haloplanus natans DSM 17983 DNA contains the following:
- a CDS encoding phosphoglycerol geranylgeranyltransferase, which yields MTAPWDDWDHVLKVDPDKELVDGETFEDVCATGTDAIEIGGTTGMTREKMETVVEACSKYGVPLYQEPSNPAVVIDDDALDGYLIPTVFNAGDSFWVTGAHKEWVRIENGLDWSRTHTEAYIVLNPDSSVAEYTDANCDQSPDDVAAYAAVAEKLFGQEIIYIEYSGTLGDPETVQAAADALDESTLFYGGGVGDYDTAYRMGQYADVVVVGDLLHDEGCAAVRETVEGVNDAHAGD from the coding sequence ATGACCGCGCCGTGGGACGACTGGGATCACGTCCTCAAGGTTGACCCCGACAAGGAACTCGTGGACGGCGAGACCTTCGAGGACGTCTGTGCCACCGGTACCGACGCGATCGAGATCGGTGGAACGACCGGGATGACCAGAGAGAAAATGGAGACGGTCGTCGAGGCCTGCAGCAAGTACGGCGTCCCGCTGTACCAAGAGCCGTCGAACCCGGCAGTCGTCATCGACGACGACGCTCTCGACGGCTACCTGATTCCGACGGTGTTCAACGCTGGCGACAGTTTCTGGGTCACCGGCGCGCACAAGGAGTGGGTGCGAATCGAGAACGGTCTCGACTGGAGTCGCACGCACACGGAGGCGTACATCGTGCTCAACCCGGACTCGTCGGTGGCGGAGTACACCGACGCGAACTGCGACCAGTCGCCGGACGACGTGGCCGCGTACGCCGCGGTCGCCGAGAAACTGTTCGGACAGGAGATCATCTACATCGAGTACTCGGGGACGCTCGGCGATCCGGAGACGGTGCAGGCCGCAGCCGACGCTCTCGACGAGTCCACGCTCTTTTATGGCGGCGGCGTCGGCGACTACGACACCGCCTACCGGATGGGGCAGTACGCCGACGTGGTGGTCGTCGGCGACTTGCTCCACGACGAGGGCTGTGCGGCCGTCCGCGAGACGGTCGAGGGCGTGAACGACGCGCACGCTGGCGACTGA
- a CDS encoding DUF4013 domain-containing protein → MRDLDSTLRWPLETDGWAHTVLVGALLVATVPLVVPGVLLAGYAVRLLRAEAGSLPAFTDLQSLTRTGLRATGVVAAYHLPAAAPIAAGAAGLTSAYAGWRTALLVRPTSVLGAVDPTSLTAAAVAAVAGMALLPVCGYAATVAVTAYATSDDVAEAFAFGRIGRRVRSMATLRAWLRASLVAVGAGVCAAVLGTVATAVPGVGALLVAAVQFYGGLVAAAVWNAARPAEGATVDAPCAAESTGADPA, encoded by the coding sequence ATGAGGGACCTCGACTCGACGCTTCGCTGGCCGCTCGAAACGGATGGCTGGGCACACACCGTCCTCGTCGGCGCATTACTCGTCGCAACCGTGCCACTCGTGGTTCCTGGCGTCCTCCTCGCGGGGTACGCCGTCCGTCTGCTTCGGGCGGAGGCGGGATCGCTACCGGCGTTTACCGACCTCCAATCGCTCACCCGGACGGGGCTGCGGGCCACAGGCGTCGTCGCCGCGTACCACCTCCCCGCGGCGGCGCCGATCGCGGCTGGGGCGGCCGGCCTAACCTCGGCGTACGCCGGGTGGCGGACGGCCCTGCTCGTTCGACCGACGAGCGTCCTCGGGGCGGTCGATCCGACTAGCCTGACCGCCGCCGCCGTCGCCGCAGTCGCGGGAATGGCGCTTCTCCCCGTCTGTGGCTACGCCGCGACCGTCGCGGTGACCGCGTACGCGACGAGCGACGACGTGGCCGAGGCGTTCGCGTTCGGTCGGATCGGTCGGCGGGTGCGCTCGATGGCGACACTCCGGGCGTGGCTCCGAGCGTCGCTCGTCGCCGTCGGTGCGGGCGTCTGCGCCGCCGTCCTCGGCACCGTCGCCACGGCGGTCCCAGGGGTCGGCGCCCTCCTCGTCGCGGCCGTCCAGTTCTACGGCGGCCTCGTCGCCGCCGCCGTCTGGAACGCGGCGCGGCCGGCGGAGGGGGCGACCGTCGACGCTCCGTGCGCCGCCGAGTCGACCGGCGCCGATCCGGCTTGA
- a CDS encoding DUF7344 domain-containing protein encodes MTEESDEGANDSLNELFEILSHEYRRYILWVLADPERRTEGGLGAILRTEDGEEPDLLELELRHNHLPKLDDYDLVDWDPSTETLTRGSRFAEVEPFLDVVDESRDDIF; translated from the coding sequence ATGACAGAGGAATCGGACGAGGGGGCGAACGACTCACTGAACGAGCTGTTCGAGATTCTCAGCCACGAGTACCGCCGGTATATCCTGTGGGTCCTCGCCGACCCGGAGCGACGAACCGAGGGCGGACTCGGCGCCATCCTCCGCACCGAGGACGGTGAGGAGCCGGACCTCCTCGAACTCGAACTCCGCCACAACCACCTCCCCAAACTAGACGACTACGACCTCGTCGACTGGGACCCGTCGACGGAGACGCTCACGCGCGGCTCACGGTTTGCGGAGGTCGAACCCTTCCTCGATGTCGTCGACGAGAGTCGGGACGACATCTTCTGA